AGCGGTAATCGTCCACGGGGACACAAGCGCAAAACAGATTACGATCCCCATAAACGTTATCCACCCGATTCACCGCCGGCCAGTACTTGTGGGCCTTGGTGTGCGCATCCGGCGTGATGCCCTGCTCGATGCTGTAAGGCCGCTCCCAGACTCCGGTGACATCCGCCAACGTGTGCGGCGCGCGTTTTAGCGGATTGTCTTCCGCCGGCCAGTTGCCGTTCTGAACTTCGGTGATTTCCGCACGAATGCTCAACATGGCACCGATGAACCGATCCAGTTCAGCCTTGGATTCACTCTCCGTCGGTTCGACCATCAATGTCCCCGGCACCGGGAATGACATGGTCGGCGCATGGAAACCGTAATCCATCAAACGCTTGGCGACGTCCTCTTCGCTGATGCCGGTCTGTGCCTTCAACGGCCGCAGATCGAGGATGCATTCATGCGCCACCCGCCCGTTGCGCCCGGTATACAACACGGGAAACGCACCGGATAAATGCTGCGCCAGGTAGTTCGCCGCCAGAATCGCCACTTCACTGGCGTCCGCCAGTTGCGGCCCCATCATGGCGATGTACATCCAGCTGATCGGCAGAATACTTGCGCTGCCCCACGGCGCTGCGCTGACTGCGCCGTTCTGCGCCAGCGGTCCATCGATCGGTACCACCGGATGATTAGCGACGAACGGTGCGAGATGCGCGCGGACCCCGATCGGCCCCATGCCCGGCCCGCCGCCGCCATGGGGAATACAGAAAGTCTTGTGCAAATTCATGTGCGAGACGTCGGCGCCGATGTCCGCCGGCCGCGCCAGCCCGACCTGCGCGTTCAGGTTGGCGCCGTCCATGTAAACCTGACCGCCGTGCTGGTGGATAACCTCGCAGATTTCGCTGATGCCCTCCTCGTACACACCGTGGGTCGATGGATAGGTCGCCATCAGGCACGACAACCTGGCCCCGGCCTCGGCGGCTTTGGCCTTCAAATCTTCCAGATCAACGTTGCCCGCGTCATCGCACTCGACAATCACCACACGCATCCCCGCCATCTGCGCCGAGGCCGGATTGGTGCCGTGCGCTGACGACGGAATCAGGCAGATGTCCCGCGTACCCTGCTGGCGGCTCTCGTGATATTTGCGGATCGCCAGCAGCCCGGCGTACTCACCCTGCGCGCCGGAGTTGGGCTGCATGCAAATCGCATCGAACCCGGTGATCGCGCACAGCCAGCGCTCCAGTTCTTCGATCATCAAGGTGTAACCGACCGCCTGCTCTCGCGGCGCAAACGGGTGCAGATTGGCGAACTGCGGCCAGGTGATCGGGATCATCTCGCTGGTGGCGTTGAGCTTCATAGTGCAGGAGCCCAGCGGAATCATCGACTGGTTGAGCGCCAGATCCTTGTTCTCCAATTGCTTTAGGTAACGCAGCATCTCGGTTTCGCTGTGATGGGCGTTGAACACCGGATGGCGCAGATAAGGTGTCTTGCGCTGGAGGTTTTCGGGAATGCCGCAAACCAATGCTTCAGCGTCGAGATCCTCGACGATCAACCCATGATCGGCACCGAGCAGCACATCAAAGAGTTTCGCCACAGTACTTTCATCACAGGCTTCATCGAGGCTCAGGCCGACTCGACCACGTCCGAGAATCCTCAGATTGATCTGCGCGGCTTGGGCACTTTCGATGATCGCGGTTTGCGCGCCGCCAACCTCAAGCGTCAGCGTGTCGAAAAACTGAGCGTTGACCCGTTTGATACCTTGGCGCTCAAGGCCGGCCGCCAGAATGCAGGTCAGTCGATGCACGCGCTGGGCGATGCGTTTCAAGCCTTCCGGCCCGTGATAGACCGCATAAAAACTGGCGATGTTGGCCAGTAAAACCTGCGCGGTGCAGATGTTCGAATTGGCCTTCTCGCGGCGGATATGTTGCTCGCGGGTTTGCAGGGCCATGCGCAGCGCCACGTTGCCCCGAGCGTCTTTCGACACGCCGATGATCCGCCCGGGGATTGCCCGTTTGTATTCCTCGCGACTGGCGAAAAACGCTGCGTGCGGGCCGCCGTAGCCCATCGGCACGCCGAAGCGTTGTGATGAACCGAACACCACATCCGCACCCAGTTCGCCCGGTGGTGTGAGCAACAGCAAACTCAGTAGATCGGTGGCAACACAGGCCAGCGCTTGCTGCGCATGCAAATGATCGATCAATGGCCGCAAATCCCGGATCTCGCCATGGCTGTCAGGATATTGCAGCAGCGCACCGAACACTTGGTGCTGCCTCAAGTTATCTACAGCGTCGACGATCACTTCGAAACCGAAGCCTTCGGCGCGGGTCTGCACCACGGAAATGGTCTGTGGATGGCAGTTCTCATCGACGAAAAACAGATTGCTCTTCGACTTGGCAACGCGCTTGGCCAGCGCCATGGCTTCGGCGGCGGCGGTGGCTTCATCGAGCAGCGAGGCGTTGGCCAGTTCGAGGCCGGTGAGGTCAATGGTCAGTTGCTGGAAATTCAGCAACGCTTCGAGCCGGCCTTGGGCGATCTCCGGTTGATACGGCGTATACGCGGTGTACCAACCGGGATTTTCCAACACGTTGCGCAGGATGACAGTCGGCGTCAGGGTGCCGTGGTAGCCCATGCCGATCAGGCTGGTCCAGACCTGATTCTGCTCGGCATACCTGCGCAGTTTCGCCAGCGCGGCTTGCTCATCCAGCGCTGGCGGCAGTTCCAGTGCGCGATTGAGGCGGATGCCCGGCGGCACCGTTTGCTCAATCAGTTCAACGCGGCTGCCGATCCCGAGGCTGTCGAGCATCGCCTGCTGCTCGGCGGCATCAGGGCCCAAGTGGCGGCGCAGGAAGGCTTCGGGATCGCGTAACTGGTTCAGGGACGGCAACTGGGACATGACGGGCTCTCTCTTGGCTGGCGCTCGGCGTCAATGCAACACGGTCAAACCAGCATAGCAGTGCCCTTGAAGATCAAAAGATCGCAGCCTTCGGCAGCTCCTACAGGGTGAACACCATTCCTGTGCAGGAGCTGTCGAAGGCTGCGATCTTTTGATCCTGAAAAAAAGCCCCGACGAGTCGGGGCTTTGGGTATTGCAGGCAACTTACTCGCCGATGGCAGCCTTGTAGCCGGCGGCGTCGAGCAGCTTGTCCAGCTCAGCCTTGTCGCTAGGCTTCAGTTTGAAGATCCACGCGCCGTATGGGTCGGTGTTCAGCAGCTCCGGCGAAGCACCCAGATTTTCGTTGATCGCGATCACTTCCCCGCTGATCGGGGCATAGATATCGGAAGCGGCTTTTACCGACTCGACCACACCGGATTGGTCGCCAGCGGCGAACACCTTGCCAACTTCGGTCAGCTCGACAAACACCACATCACCCAGCGCTTCCTGCGCGTGATCGCTGATGCCCACAGTGACGGTGCCGTCGGCTTCCAGACGTGCCCATTCGTGACTTTCGGCAAAACGCAGGTCGGCAGGGATATCGCTCATCTTCAGTGTCCTCAGGAAATTGTCAGCGGTCGGCCCGCCGGAAAAGGTTAGATCAAAGTTTTGCCATGGCGTACGAAGGTCGGTTTGACCACTCGCACGGGATACCACTTGCCACGGATTTCCACTTCGGCGCGGTCGGCGGTGGCCATCGGAACACGCGCCAGAGCAATCGATTTGCTTAGCGTAGGAGAGAAACTACCACTGGTGATCTCCCCTTCGCCAACATCGGCGATGCGAACCACCTGATGAGCGCGTAAAACTCCGCGTTCTTCCAGCACCAGACCGACCAGTTTGTGCGCAACGCCGGCGGCTTTTTCCGCCTCCAGTGCAGCGCGGCCGATGAACTGGCGCGTGGTCGGTTCCCAGGCAATGCTCCAGGCCATGTTCGAGGCCAACGGCGAAACGTCTTGATGAATGTCCTGACCGTAGAGGTTCATGCCGGCTTCAACCCGCAGGGTGTCGCGGGCACCGAGGCCGATCGGGGAAATGCCGGCACCCACCAGATCGTTGAAGAACGCCGGGGCCTGATCAGCCGGCAGGGCGATTTCCAGACCATCTTCACCGGTGTAACCGGTGCGGGCAATGAACCAGTCGCCGTCGGCGTGGGCTTCGAAAGGCTTGAGGTGCTGGATCAGCGCGGCGCGGGACTGGGTCACCAGTTCGGCTATCTTGTGCCGGGCCTGCGGCCCCTGAATGGCCAGCATGGCCAGCTCCGAGCGCTCGTGCAATTGCACGTCGAAACCGCCGAGCTGCGCCTGCATCCACGCCAGATCCTGATCGCGGGTGGAGGCGTTGACCACCAGGCGATAACCGTCGTCGAGGCGGTAGACGATCATGTCGTCGACGATGCCGCCGCGCTCATTGAGCATGGTGCTGTACAAAGCACGGCCGGGGCGATGCAGGCGTTCGACGTCGTTGGCCAGCAAATGCTGGAGCCAGGCTTTGGCCTGAGGGCCATCAACGTCGATAACGGTCATATGGGAAACATCGAACACCCCGCAATCGCGGCGCACTTCGTGGTGCTCCTCGACCTGCGAGCCGTAATGCAGTGGCATATCCCAACCGCCAAAATCGACCATCTTCGCGCCGAGGGCGAGATGCAGGTCATACAGAGGCGTACGCTGTCCCATGGGTTTCTCCTTCCGGGCGTGGCGAAGGTGCGGACAGCCGCTGTACAGCGTGAAAGCCCTGTAATAGAAGGCTTTCAGCCAATCTCAGCGAACAGATCTGTCAGACGAACCGCACCGAATGCCGCGCATTGTAGCCGCATGATTCAGGACTGACGACTAAGTGTTTCGATGCGCCGAGCGGCGGATCAGGCCAATGACCGGCAATAGTCCGACCAAGACAAGCGTCAATGCCGGCAGCGAAGCCCTCGCCCACTCGCCTTCGCTGGTCATTTCAAAGATGCGCACCGCCAGCGTGTCCCAGCCAAACGGGCGCATCAGCAGGGTCGCGGGCATTTCCTTGAGCACATCGACGAACACCAGCAACGCCGCGCTCAAGGTGCCGGGCAGCAACAGCGGAAGATACACTTTGAAAAACAGTCGCGGCCCACTGACACGCAGGCTACGTGCCGCTTCGGGCAAAGAGGGCCGTATACGCGCCAGACTGTTTTCCAGCGGGCCATAAGCGACGGCGATAAAGCGCACCAGATACGCCATCAGCAATGCCGCCAGACTGCCGAGCAGCAGCGGCTTACCTGCGCCCCCGAGCCAGCCGGAAAGCGGGATTACCAACTCGCGATCCAGATAACTGAACGCCAGCATGATCGACACCGCCAGCACCGAGCCCGGCAAGGCGTAGCCGAGATTGGCCAGACTGACACCGGAGCGGATCGCCCGGCTCGGCGCCAACCGTCGGGCAAACGCCAACAGCAACGCGACGCTGACCGTGATCAGCGCCGCCATGCCGCCCAGATACAAGGTATGCAGGATCAGCCCGGCGTAGCGCTCATCGAGATCTAAGCGCCCGCGCTGCCAGAACCACACGATCAGTTGCAGCAGCGGAATGACGAAGGCGCAGGCGAACACCAATCCGCACCAACTCATTGCCGCGAACGCCTTGAGCCCGCGCAGGTGATACAGCGCCTTGACCCGCGGCCGCTCGTTGCTTGCCCGATTGGCGCCACGGGCGCGGCGCTCGCCGTAGAGCACCAGCATCACCACCAGCAGCAACAGGCTGGCCAGTTGTGCTGCACTCGACAGGCTGAAGAAGCCGTACCAGGTCTTGTAGATCGCGGTGGTGAAGGTGTCGAAGTTGAACACCGAGACCGCGCCGAAATCCGCGAGGGTTTCCATCAGCGCCAGCGCCACACCCGCACCAATTGCCGGACGCGCCATCGGCAACGCCACACGCCAGAACGCTTGCCACGGTGACTGGCCGAGCACCCGTGCGGCTTCCATCAGGCCTTTGCCCTGAGCAAGGAACGCGGTGCGCGCCAGCAGGTAAACGTAGGGATAGAAAACCAGCACCAGCACCACAATCACCCCACCGGTGGAGCGTACCCGCGGCAGGCGCAGGCCGGTGCCGAACCATTCGC
The sequence above is drawn from the Pseudomonas sp. FP2196 genome and encodes:
- a CDS encoding iron ABC transporter permease — translated: MAHPAQRRWYPIVFAIAALVLLPLSVLLLSWQTIDQQIWSHLWETQMPRLLGNTLTLVLGVGVGVTLLGVSLAWLTSLCEFPGRRWLDWALMLPFAIPAYVLAFVFVGLLDFAGPVQTLLREWFGTGLRLPRVRSTGGVIVVLVLVFYPYVYLLARTAFLAQGKGLMEAARVLGQSPWQAFWRVALPMARPAIGAGVALALMETLADFGAVSVFNFDTFTTAIYKTWYGFFSLSSAAQLASLLLLVVMLVLYGERRARGANRASNERPRVKALYHLRGLKAFAAMSWCGLVFACAFVIPLLQLIVWFWQRGRLDLDERYAGLILHTLYLGGMAALITVSVALLLAFARRLAPSRAIRSGVSLANLGYALPGSVLAVSIMLAFSYLDRELVIPLSGWLGGAGKPLLLGSLAALLMAYLVRFIAVAYGPLENSLARIRPSLPEAARSLRVSGPRLFFKVYLPLLLPGTLSAALLVFVDVLKEMPATLLMRPFGWDTLAVRIFEMTSEGEWARASLPALTLVLVGLLPVIGLIRRSAHRNT
- the gcvP gene encoding aminomethyl-transferring glycine dehydrogenase, which produces MSQLPSLNQLRDPEAFLRRHLGPDAAEQQAMLDSLGIGSRVELIEQTVPPGIRLNRALELPPALDEQAALAKLRRYAEQNQVWTSLIGMGYHGTLTPTVILRNVLENPGWYTAYTPYQPEIAQGRLEALLNFQQLTIDLTGLELANASLLDEATAAAEAMALAKRVAKSKSNLFFVDENCHPQTISVVQTRAEGFGFEVIVDAVDNLRQHQVFGALLQYPDSHGEIRDLRPLIDHLHAQQALACVATDLLSLLLLTPPGELGADVVFGSSQRFGVPMGYGGPHAAFFASREEYKRAIPGRIIGVSKDARGNVALRMALQTREQHIRREKANSNICTAQVLLANIASFYAVYHGPEGLKRIAQRVHRLTCILAAGLERQGIKRVNAQFFDTLTLEVGGAQTAIIESAQAAQINLRILGRGRVGLSLDEACDESTVAKLFDVLLGADHGLIVEDLDAEALVCGIPENLQRKTPYLRHPVFNAHHSETEMLRYLKQLENKDLALNQSMIPLGSCTMKLNATSEMIPITWPQFANLHPFAPREQAVGYTLMIEELERWLCAITGFDAICMQPNSGAQGEYAGLLAIRKYHESRQQGTRDICLIPSSAHGTNPASAQMAGMRVVIVECDDAGNVDLEDLKAKAAEAGARLSCLMATYPSTHGVYEEGISEICEVIHQHGGQVYMDGANLNAQVGLARPADIGADVSHMNLHKTFCIPHGGGGPGMGPIGVRAHLAPFVANHPVVPIDGPLAQNGAVSAAPWGSASILPISWMYIAMMGPQLADASEVAILAANYLAQHLSGAFPVLYTGRNGRVAHECILDLRPLKAQTGISEEDVAKRLMDYGFHAPTMSFPVPGTLMVEPTESESKAELDRFIGAMLSIRAEITEVQNGNWPAEDNPLKRAPHTLADVTGVWERPYSIEQGITPDAHTKAHKYWPAVNRVDNVYGDRNLFCACVPVDDYR
- the gcvT gene encoding glycine cleavage system aminomethyltransferase GcvT, with translation MGQRTPLYDLHLALGAKMVDFGGWDMPLHYGSQVEEHHEVRRDCGVFDVSHMTVIDVDGPQAKAWLQHLLANDVERLHRPGRALYSTMLNERGGIVDDMIVYRLDDGYRLVVNASTRDQDLAWMQAQLGGFDVQLHERSELAMLAIQGPQARHKIAELVTQSRAALIQHLKPFEAHADGDWFIARTGYTGEDGLEIALPADQAPAFFNDLVGAGISPIGLGARDTLRVEAGMNLYGQDIHQDVSPLASNMAWSIAWEPTTRQFIGRAALEAEKAAGVAHKLVGLVLEERGVLRAHQVVRIADVGEGEITSGSFSPTLSKSIALARVPMATADRAEVEIRGKWYPVRVVKPTFVRHGKTLI
- the gcvH gene encoding glycine cleavage system protein GcvH encodes the protein MSDIPADLRFAESHEWARLEADGTVTVGISDHAQEALGDVVFVELTEVGKVFAAGDQSGVVESVKAASDIYAPISGEVIAINENLGASPELLNTDPYGAWIFKLKPSDKAELDKLLDAAGYKAAIGE